The following proteins are encoded in a genomic region of Ornithinibacillus sp. 4-3:
- the msrA gene encoding peptide-methionine (S)-S-oxide reductase MsrA, translating to MTELKKATFAGGCFWCMVKPFDQWDGVHAVISGYSGGHLENPTYEDVKKGTSGHYEAVEITFDPSIIAYKDIVDIFWQQIDPTDAGGQFQDRGDSYRAAIFYHDEEQKAIAEASKQALADSGRFSKPIVTEILPASKFYPAEDYHQDFYKKSEKEYLEDRAKSGRDEFIENVWK from the coding sequence ATGACTGAATTAAAAAAAGCTACCTTTGCCGGTGGATGTTTTTGGTGTATGGTAAAACCATTTGATCAATGGGACGGGGTACATGCTGTCATATCTGGATATTCTGGTGGGCATTTAGAAAACCCAACCTATGAAGATGTGAAAAAAGGAACTTCTGGGCATTATGAAGCTGTTGAAATAACATTTGATCCAAGTATTATTGCTTACAAGGATATTGTTGACATCTTTTGGCAACAAATTGATCCAACAGATGCAGGAGGACAATTCCAAGATCGTGGCGACTCTTATCGTGCAGCAATTTTCTATCATGACGAAGAGCAAAAAGCTATTGCAGAAGCTTCTAAGCAAGCACTTGCAGATAGCGGTAGATTTTCTAAACCAATTGTAACGGAAATTTTACCTGCTAGTAAATTCTATCCAGCCGAAGATTATCATCAAGATTTCTATAAGAAAAGTGAAAAAGAATATTTAGAAGATCGCGCTAAATCTGGTCGCGACGAATTTATAGAAAACGTTTGGAAGTAA
- a CDS encoding MFS transporter, with protein MVRWKRNLLILCIGQFFVMASMSSIVPFLPLYLQELGLTNAKEISFWAGLIFAANFLTAFIFSPIWGKLADKHGRKIMVIRSGIGMAITISLMGVVTSHIQLLFLRLLSGTISGFIPAGIALISTNTPKERMGYALGTLQAGAVAGSIIGPMFGGIMADSLGFQSIFIYTGLTVFIATILVWIFVKEKFEKEEVPVKSSHLQDFKKIIAVKPILAIFGVATIVQLALQGTLPLISVYVQELAPNAEKIAFLAGVTMAVMGLSNMLASPQLGKLSDKYGPSHILFFSVLGAAVFMLPQAFVFNLWQLIILRFFLGLCLGGMLPAINTLVRHYAPKGMESTTFGYSNSAIFLGNLIGPIIAGVIASNFGIRSIFVWAGILLILNAAWVKFAILTKSSSSVKKRKFFQKQHG; from the coding sequence ATGGTGAGGTGGAAAAGAAACCTCTTAATACTGTGTATAGGACAATTTTTTGTGATGGCATCGATGAGCTCTATCGTTCCGTTTTTACCACTTTATTTGCAAGAGCTAGGTTTAACAAATGCGAAGGAAATTAGTTTCTGGGCAGGACTGATTTTTGCTGCTAACTTTTTAACTGCCTTTATCTTTTCTCCAATTTGGGGAAAATTAGCGGATAAGCATGGACGGAAAATTATGGTTATTCGCTCTGGGATAGGTATGGCTATTACTATTTCATTAATGGGAGTTGTAACAAGTCATATTCAATTACTTTTTTTACGTTTATTAAGTGGAACTATTTCTGGATTTATTCCAGCAGGTATTGCCTTGATTTCTACCAATACACCTAAAGAGCGAATGGGGTATGCGCTTGGAACATTACAAGCAGGTGCAGTTGCTGGTTCGATTATTGGGCCAATGTTTGGTGGAATTATGGCAGATTCCTTAGGTTTTCAATCGATTTTTATCTATACAGGATTAACCGTTTTTATTGCGACAATTCTCGTATGGATCTTTGTAAAAGAGAAATTTGAAAAAGAAGAAGTTCCAGTGAAATCAAGTCATCTTCAAGATTTCAAAAAAATCATAGCGGTGAAACCAATTCTTGCTATCTTTGGAGTAGCAACAATTGTTCAGCTTGCTTTACAGGGAACTTTACCACTAATTTCTGTATATGTGCAGGAGCTTGCACCTAATGCTGAAAAGATTGCGTTTTTAGCAGGGGTTACCATGGCTGTTATGGGGCTATCAAATATGTTAGCATCCCCGCAACTTGGGAAGCTCTCAGACAAATATGGACCTTCACATATACTGTTTTTCTCGGTGCTAGGGGCAGCGGTGTTTATGTTACCACAAGCTTTCGTCTTTAATCTTTGGCAATTAATCATATTACGCTTCTTCCTTGGACTATGCTTAGGTGGTATGCTTCCGGCTATTAATACTTTAGTTCGTCATTATGCTCCGAAAGGGATGGAGAGTACTACGTTTGGTTATTCTAATTCCGCTATCTTTTTAGGAAATCTAATTGGTCCAATTATTGCAGGAGTAATTGCTTCTAATTTTGGGATTCGTAGTATATTTGTATGGGCAGGTATTTTGTTAATTCTAAATGCAGCTTGGGTTAAGTTTGCAATTTTAACAAAGAGCAGTTCAAGTGTGAAAAAGAGGAAATTCTTTCAAAAACAGCATGGCTGA
- a CDS encoding MOSC domain-containing protein, producing MSEPFAHQLLTGKVKEVGEHGAADPMDRAWKSGMFKEVKTEPIYLSKTGLVGDEVADTKVHGGPEKAIFAHPSSHYEYWEKDLQIDTMRIGAMGENIALEHGDESTFCIGDIYQFGEAIIQVSQPRQPCWKPARRFRVKDLALRIQNTGRTGWYFRVLQEGNVKAGDVLQLMERPHPKWTITACNEVMHVYKNDLQLAEELAGIPELAESWKKTLMKRLRGQQSSIEKRVYGPNMEVGR from the coding sequence ATGAGTGAGCCATTTGCACACCAATTATTAACAGGAAAAGTAAAAGAAGTTGGCGAACATGGAGCAGCAGACCCAATGGATCGCGCATGGAAGAGTGGAATGTTTAAAGAAGTTAAAACAGAACCTATTTATTTATCAAAAACAGGTTTAGTAGGGGATGAGGTAGCAGATACGAAGGTACATGGTGGACCTGAGAAAGCTATCTTCGCACATCCAAGCTCTCATTATGAATATTGGGAGAAGGATTTGCAAATAGATACCATGAGAATTGGCGCCATGGGAGAAAATATTGCACTCGAACATGGGGATGAATCTACCTTTTGTATAGGTGATATCTATCAATTTGGCGAAGCGATTATTCAAGTATCCCAACCAAGACAGCCATGCTGGAAGCCAGCCCGAAGATTCCGAGTGAAGGATCTTGCTTTACGAATTCAAAATACAGGTAGAACGGGATGGTATTTCCGGGTACTACAAGAGGGAAATGTTAAAGCTGGTGATGTTTTACAATTAATGGAACGCCCTCATCCGAAATGGACCATTACAGCTTGTAATGAAGTCATGCATGTCTATAAAAACGATTTGCAACTTGCAGAAGAGTTAGCAGGAATTCCCGAATTAGCAGAAAGCTGGAAAAAGACATTAATGAAAAGATTGCGTGGTCAGCAGTCTTCTATAGAAAAAAGAGTATACGGACCGAATATGGAAGTGGGAAGATAA
- a CDS encoding N-acetylmuramoyl-L-alanine amidase encodes MKKIFIDPGHGGRDPGAIANGLQEKSITLAIALQTKVFLEQNYEGVLVQLSRSTDQTLSLVQRTNMANQWQADLFVSIHVNAGGGTGFESFIYDGLFAERAKTDEIRKMIHHEIVQGSDFFDRGCKAANFHVLRATRMSAVLVENGFIDRLEDARQLKSYAFIERLALAHANGIAKAIKLLKQDKRIWHVIIKGDTLWSLAQSYQTSVEQLMKLNTSINPLSLQIGQKIRVN; translated from the coding sequence ATGAAGAAAATATTTATTGATCCCGGGCATGGAGGAAGAGATCCAGGTGCAATTGCCAACGGTTTACAAGAGAAAAGCATTACCTTGGCAATAGCACTTCAAACAAAGGTATTTTTGGAGCAAAATTACGAAGGTGTACTTGTTCAACTATCTCGCTCAACAGATCAAACATTATCATTGGTTCAACGAACGAATATGGCAAATCAATGGCAAGCTGATTTATTTGTATCTATCCATGTAAATGCAGGCGGAGGAACTGGATTTGAATCATTTATTTATGATGGCTTATTTGCAGAGAGAGCGAAAACAGATGAAATAAGAAAGATGATTCATCATGAAATTGTGCAAGGTAGTGACTTTTTTGATCGAGGATGTAAAGCAGCAAACTTTCATGTGTTACGCGCAACCAGAATGAGTGCAGTCCTTGTAGAAAATGGCTTTATTGATCGTTTAGAAGATGCACGGCAATTAAAATCCTATGCATTTATTGAAAGACTAGCTTTGGCACATGCTAATGGAATAGCAAAAGCAATAAAGTTATTAAAGCAGGATAAAAGGATCTGGCATGTCATTATAAAAGGTGACACTTTATGGAGCCTTGCCCAAAGCTATCAAACTTCTGTTGAGCAATTAATGAAGTTAAACACATCTATTAACCCTTTATCTTTACAAATAGGTCAGAAAATCAGAGTGAATTAA
- a CDS encoding leucyl aminopeptidase family protein: MSKAIVLFMNDKEIQKNEQLVQLVNNSSADFSVQLVDNQVQVLVKEVQQRKKTKDKIRMLAGEIARELRNRKVKNAEIHEESLWNEFSPWSKDDVVTAFVEGWELGSYQFIKYKHNVEAFTTELSWEGTEFSSAIEAGKIRAKATMFARDLKNEIPSFLNPVTFPEILEDTFKDTAVNVTVLRQPEIEEREMNGILTVCRGSKHDPAFVELSYCGDETKPLVALVGKGVTFDTGGISLKDARDLSNMRMDMGGAAAVSGAMKLLADSGAKVNVVALIPIVENIPDNTSVLPGDVITYKNGLHVQVANTDYEGRLILADGIIRATELEAEYIFNISTLTGSIMMALGTEMAGAFGDEELTFAIKKIGEENGDFIWPMPLIDTYKEHFSSNYADFSNLPKSDMAGAIAGGLFLSNFIPEDHKWLHIDMAGVMESTERGYYGNSATGFGVRLLADFTEHVSE, from the coding sequence ATGAGTAAAGCGATTGTCTTATTTATGAATGATAAAGAGATTCAAAAAAATGAGCAGCTTGTTCAACTAGTAAATAATAGTTCAGCAGATTTTTCTGTTCAATTAGTTGATAATCAAGTACAGGTACTTGTGAAGGAAGTCCAACAACGTAAAAAAACAAAAGATAAAATTCGTATGTTAGCAGGGGAAATTGCTCGTGAACTACGCAATAGAAAGGTAAAAAATGCAGAGATCCATGAAGAAAGCTTATGGAATGAATTTTCACCTTGGTCAAAGGATGATGTAGTCACTGCATTTGTGGAAGGCTGGGAGCTAGGCTCTTACCAATTTATTAAATACAAACATAATGTAGAAGCATTTACTACAGAATTAAGCTGGGAAGGAACTGAATTTTCTTCAGCAATAGAAGCAGGTAAAATCCGTGCAAAAGCAACCATGTTTGCAAGAGATCTGAAAAATGAAATACCAAGCTTTTTAAATCCAGTGACATTCCCAGAAATCCTCGAAGATACATTTAAAGATACTGCTGTAAATGTTACTGTTTTACGTCAGCCTGAAATTGAAGAAAGAGAAATGAATGGCATATTAACTGTTTGTCGTGGAAGTAAGCATGACCCAGCCTTTGTAGAATTATCCTACTGTGGGGATGAAACAAAACCACTTGTTGCTTTAGTTGGAAAAGGGGTTACCTTTGATACTGGTGGAATTAGTTTGAAGGATGCACGTGATTTAAGTAATATGCGTATGGATATGGGTGGTGCGGCTGCTGTATCTGGTGCTATGAAGCTACTCGCTGACAGTGGTGCTAAAGTAAATGTAGTAGCATTAATCCCGATTGTAGAGAATATTCCTGATAACACATCTGTACTTCCAGGTGACGTGATTACTTATAAAAATGGACTACATGTTCAAGTTGCAAATACAGACTATGAAGGAAGATTAATTTTAGCTGATGGTATCATTCGTGCAACTGAGCTGGAAGCAGAATATATTTTCAATATTTCTACCTTAACAGGATCTATTATGATGGCATTAGGCACAGAAATGGCAGGAGCATTTGGTGATGAAGAATTGACCTTTGCTATTAAGAAAATTGGTGAAGAAAATGGAGATTTCATTTGGCCAATGCCACTTATTGATACATACAAAGAGCATTTTAGTAGTAATTATGCAGATTTTAGTAATTTACCAAAATCAGATATGGCGGGAGCTATTGCAGGAGGATTGTTTTTAAGTAACTTTATTCCAGAAGACCATAAATGGCTACATATTGATATGGCTGGTGTAATGGAAAGTACGGAAAGAGGTTATTACGGTAATTCTGCCACTGGATTTGGTGTTAGATTATTAGCAGATTTTACGGAGCATGTTTCTGAGTAG
- a CDS encoding arylamine N-acetyltransferase, whose translation MDIQAYLKRIKAPENINVDLESLRKLQQAHLFHVPFENLDVMRREPIYLNTEHMYKKIVESNRGGYCYEVNGLFHWALSALGFNASLGSATVRRPQGYWAKEDTHMIIFVKIENAIYLTDVGFGDSNYHSIPLDGSEQADASGTYKVIEADETWYHLTRQNEEGWAPLYRFQLKEKQLIDFHEGIVFNQVSPGSSFTHHDLVTKATPTGRITLRDQTLITKENGIIEKADLTDKEKAQVLLNTFNIQI comes from the coding sequence ATGGATATTCAAGCTTATTTAAAACGTATAAAAGCCCCAGAAAATATAAATGTAGATTTAGAATCCTTGCGCAAACTACAACAAGCACATTTATTCCATGTTCCTTTTGAAAACTTAGATGTAATGCGCAGGGAGCCAATTTATCTAAATACAGAACATATGTATAAGAAAATAGTAGAAAGCAATCGTGGTGGCTATTGCTATGAGGTCAATGGTCTATTCCATTGGGCATTATCAGCACTTGGCTTTAATGCTAGTCTTGGCTCTGCAACGGTACGTCGTCCACAAGGCTATTGGGCAAAAGAAGATACACATATGATTATTTTTGTAAAAATAGAGAATGCCATTTACTTAACGGATGTTGGATTTGGTGATTCCAATTATCACTCTATCCCACTCGATGGAAGTGAGCAGGCTGACGCAAGTGGAACATATAAAGTAATCGAAGCTGATGAAACCTGGTATCATCTTACACGTCAAAATGAAGAAGGATGGGCTCCTTTATACCGTTTTCAACTAAAAGAAAAACAGCTCATTGACTTTCATGAAGGTATTGTTTTCAATCAAGTCTCACCAGGTTCTTCCTTTACTCACCATGATTTAGTGACAAAAGCTACACCTACTGGAAGAATTACTTTACGTGATCAAACATTGATTACAAAAGAGAATGGAATCATTGAAAAGGCTGATTTGACAGATAAAGAAAAAGCACAAGTACTTTTAAATACTTTTAATATCCAAATTTAA
- a CDS encoding asparaginase — protein sequence MRIKEAFLLKKILLLTTGGTISGAGSDRLDLKDYKAGNYSGEYFLEQVPEIKQYANVIVEHVDNIVSTAIQNSHWITLRDRITKAFHSEDFDGVVITHGTNTMEETAYFLHLTVPSEKPIVLVGSQRPFTAISSDGPINLLHAVRVAASDEAYGKGALVVMNDEINGAREVTKTNTYRLETFQSGQHGFLGFVEPDNSIQFYRAPTRKHTAYSDFADVDLTDIPAVEIVYSYAGVTGDLIRYITESGKYKGIVVAGTGAGTVSPAEEEALLEAKEKGIYIVRCSRLGNGRVASMKSYEKLNPVIGDNLLVQKARILLMLSLIKYDNVEDIQKIFDTH from the coding sequence ATGAGAATAAAGGAGGCGTTTTTATTGAAAAAAATCTTACTACTAACTACTGGTGGAACCATTTCTGGTGCTGGTTCAGATCGTCTTGATTTAAAAGATTATAAAGCAGGTAATTATTCAGGTGAATACTTCCTTGAACAAGTTCCAGAAATTAAGCAATACGCAAATGTTATCGTCGAGCATGTTGACAATATTGTTAGTACTGCCATTCAAAACTCACATTGGATTACACTTAGAGATCGTATTACAAAAGCTTTTCATTCAGAAGATTTTGATGGAGTTGTTATTACACATGGAACAAATACCATGGAAGAAACAGCATACTTCTTGCATTTAACAGTACCTAGTGAAAAACCAATTGTTTTAGTTGGTTCACAGCGTCCCTTCACCGCTATAAGTAGTGATGGTCCAATTAATTTACTTCATGCTGTTCGTGTTGCTGCCAGTGATGAAGCATATGGAAAAGGTGCTTTAGTAGTAATGAATGATGAGATAAATGGCGCAAGAGAAGTAACGAAAACAAATACATATCGCCTAGAAACATTTCAATCTGGACAGCATGGGTTTCTTGGATTTGTAGAACCTGATAACTCCATTCAGTTCTATCGCGCTCCAACAAGAAAACATACAGCATATTCCGATTTCGCAGATGTAGATTTAACAGATATTCCAGCTGTTGAAATTGTTTATTCTTATGCTGGAGTTACAGGTGATCTGATTCGATATATTACGGAATCTGGTAAATATAAAGGGATTGTTGTAGCGGGTACTGGTGCCGGTACTGTCTCTCCTGCCGAAGAGGAAGCTCTTTTAGAAGCTAAAGAAAAGGGCATTTATATTGTTCGCTGTAGTCGTCTTGGAAATGGAAGAGTTGCTTCAATGAAATCATATGAAAAGCTTAATCCTGTCATTGGTGATAATTTATTAGTACAGAAAGCTAGAATTCTATTAATGCTTTCTTTAATAAAATATGACAATGTAGAAGATATTCAAAAAATATTTGATACACATTAA
- a CDS encoding ABC transporter substrate-binding protein: MRRKGKVLLFMLVAVMLVIAGCSKGGSGSGGDARNIVIGVVTEPDTIDIHGTSSVGDANGAPYDSLMEYDFDGNLIPNLIEEYEVADDGLSVTFHMRDDAKFHSGEPVTAEAIKQTFERLMDRSPFSTNVGTVENIEVIDDTSFTIEWSEPFAPIFSNLTSQYLAPIDVSVLDEDGDGFEKNPIASGPLMVDEIKRGDSIIYKPFDEYYNWENDEPGFDEVKFRFITDDETRVLEFKRGNVNVLLDVPFQYVEELEEDEEVDIIRVPNYVMNYLGWNNKLPIFQDEKVRQAIALAIDRDAIIQTTFNGEATPIFGPLPPATYGYSEDIENMAKEKYTQDIEQAKQLLSEAGWEAGSGGVVEKDGEKFSVELWVDNDPANQRAAQIIQNQLMEIGIEINISVMESAAIIEMTPQGQHEMLLWSFGWLDADVLNFLLFGDGKSTRLHYEKEEIYSILEEAGMEMDTEKRLAMYEEAQKLLIEQSPWVPLYVKDGINAVRGFDKFEIHPIGNNIVWETIQMSE, from the coding sequence ATGCGGAGGAAAGGGAAGGTTTTATTATTTATGCTAGTCGCAGTAATGCTTGTCATTGCTGGTTGTAGTAAGGGGGGATCAGGAAGCGGTGGTGATGCAAGAAATATCGTCATTGGTGTCGTAACTGAACCAGATACTATCGACATTCATGGTACATCTTCTGTAGGTGATGCTAATGGTGCACCTTATGATAGCTTAATGGAATATGATTTTGATGGGAATTTAATTCCGAATTTAATAGAAGAATATGAAGTAGCAGATGATGGGTTATCAGTAACTTTTCATATGAGAGATGATGCTAAGTTTCATTCAGGTGAACCGGTTACTGCAGAAGCGATAAAACAAACTTTTGAACGTTTAATGGATAGATCTCCATTCAGCACAAATGTTGGAACAGTAGAGAATATTGAAGTAATTGACGATACTTCTTTTACAATTGAGTGGTCTGAGCCATTTGCGCCGATTTTCTCAAACTTAACTTCACAATATTTAGCACCTATAGATGTATCTGTATTGGATGAAGATGGAGATGGATTTGAAAAGAATCCAATTGCTTCAGGACCATTAATGGTTGACGAGATCAAACGCGGAGATTCTATTATTTATAAGCCATTTGATGAGTATTACAATTGGGAAAATGATGAGCCTGGATTTGACGAAGTAAAGTTCCGCTTTATTACGGATGATGAAACACGAGTATTAGAGTTTAAGAGAGGAAATGTGAATGTATTATTAGATGTTCCATTCCAATATGTTGAAGAACTGGAAGAGGACGAGGAAGTAGATATCATACGTGTTCCAAACTATGTAATGAACTATTTAGGATGGAATAACAAATTACCTATCTTCCAAGATGAAAAGGTAAGACAGGCAATCGCATTAGCAATCGATAGAGATGCAATTATTCAAACAACATTTAATGGAGAAGCTACTCCGATCTTTGGGCCGCTACCTCCAGCAACTTATGGATATAGTGAAGATATAGAAAATATGGCAAAAGAAAAGTATACACAAGATATTGAGCAAGCAAAGCAGCTTTTATCAGAAGCGGGCTGGGAAGCTGGTTCAGGTGGTGTTGTTGAAAAAGATGGAGAAAAATTCTCTGTGGAACTATGGGTAGACAATGATCCAGCAAACCAACGTGCAGCACAAATTATCCAAAATCAGTTAATGGAGATTGGAATTGAGATTAATATCTCTGTAATGGAATCTGCAGCGATTATTGAAATGACGCCACAAGGACAACATGAGATGTTACTTTGGAGCTTTGGTTGGTTAGATGCAGATGTATTGAACTTCTTATTATTTGGTGATGGTAAATCAACTAGATTACATTACGAAAAAGAAGAAATTTACTCAATTTTAGAAGAAGCAGGAATGGAGATGGATACAGAAAAACGTTTAGCAATGTATGAAGAAGCTCAAAAATTATTAATTGAGCAATCTCCATGGGTTCCATTATATGTAAAAGATGGAATTAATGCTGTTCGTGGTTTTGACAAATTTGAGATTCACCCAATCGGTAACAATATCGTTTGGGAAACAATCCAGATGTCAGAATAA
- a CDS encoding serine hydrolase, with product MSLQQQIEDYIKTVDADFGIHIKNLRTNEEVNINSDRLFQMASVFKVPILATLYDLVHQGKIDDTKRIKFSEDDLVPGSGVIQELAPGVELTIRDIATLMIIVSDNLATDKILELIGVDTVENKMREVGIENIHIAHPCWDLLRLVAGVSERPQNRQSYNEIIDAFKTNETDPIIFSEEVKNNLSTPRDMSALVEKIAKNEFVSQAVCEDIRDIMHRQQYKQRIGGLLPPHTEVASKTGSIATMFNDTGIVYLPDGKGEYVMTAFTAGNQEGYQGNEPIAKISRMAYDSFVK from the coding sequence ATGAGCTTACAGCAACAAATTGAAGACTATATTAAAACGGTAGATGCTGATTTTGGTATACATATTAAAAACTTACGTACAAATGAAGAAGTAAATATTAATTCAGATCGTTTATTTCAAATGGCAAGTGTGTTTAAAGTGCCTATTCTAGCAACTTTATATGATCTTGTGCATCAAGGGAAAATAGATGATACGAAACGAATTAAATTTAGTGAAGATGATCTAGTTCCAGGTTCAGGTGTTATTCAAGAATTAGCTCCAGGAGTTGAGCTTACAATTCGTGATATTGCAACATTAATGATTATTGTAAGTGATAATTTAGCTACAGATAAGATTCTTGAGCTTATCGGAGTAGATACAGTTGAAAATAAAATGAGAGAAGTCGGAATTGAAAACATCCATATCGCACACCCATGTTGGGATCTGTTACGTTTAGTTGCAGGTGTTAGTGAAAGACCACAGAATAGACAGTCATACAATGAGATCATTGACGCTTTTAAAACAAATGAAACAGATCCTATTATATTTAGTGAAGAGGTAAAAAATAATTTAAGTACACCACGAGATATGTCTGCATTAGTTGAAAAAATCGCTAAAAATGAATTTGTTTCTCAAGCGGTGTGTGAAGATATTCGTGATATTATGCATCGTCAGCAATACAAACAAAGAATTGGTGGCTTACTACCACCACACACGGAAGTTGCAAGCAAGACTGGTTCCATTGCTACGATGTTTAACGATACAGGAATTGTGTATTTGCCAGATGGTAAAGGTGAATATGTAATGACAGCATTTACAGCTGGAAACCAAGAAGGTTATCAAGGTAATGAACCTATCGCTAAAATTTCGAGAATGGCATACGACAGCTTTGTAAAATAA
- a CDS encoding M81 family metallopeptidase, producing MKIIIGGIQHETNTFSNVKTTVEAFELRGWDLGNTLIEKNRGIRNFIGGMVDKAEELELEIFPTFAVTATPSGIITTDTYEALKNALMGGVRQATDVDAVVLSLHGAGVAENTEDLEGSLLEEVRVAVGEDTPIIVTLDLHANMTPKMVDIADAILGNHLYPHTDSYEIGAEAVVLATEIVEEKVKPTMYLEQLPIMIPTSTTNLSPASDVNQLCYQWEDKEGVIDCTFYHGFPYTNISHLGVAVLVTTNNDPELAKQVANDVSSFIEEKKHEFIVEQPSPKEGIALALAHEGRPVVINETSDNPGAGTPADGTYLLREMLAANLTDACFGFMYDPEVAKIAAEAGVGATVEVSLGGKTDDLHGEPIQLSAYVKAVTDGKFVQSSDMGKGELVNLGTSVRLQCNGVDIIVCSVKTQTLDDEVFLLHGIDIQQFKIVALKSSQHFRAGFEPISSKIITVDSPGLSTMDFTSFDYSNLKMEIFPLN from the coding sequence TTGAAAATAATCATAGGCGGAATTCAGCATGAAACGAATACATTTTCTAATGTAAAAACAACAGTTGAAGCATTTGAACTTCGCGGCTGGGATCTTGGGAATACACTGATTGAAAAAAATCGTGGTATACGTAATTTTATTGGAGGAATGGTTGATAAAGCAGAAGAATTGGAACTCGAAATTTTTCCGACCTTTGCTGTTACTGCCACCCCATCAGGTATCATTACAACAGACACATACGAGGCATTGAAGAATGCATTAATGGGCGGCGTTAGACAAGCTACTGATGTTGATGCTGTTGTATTAAGTCTTCATGGTGCAGGTGTTGCAGAAAATACAGAAGATCTTGAAGGCTCTTTGTTAGAAGAAGTTCGAGTAGCTGTTGGAGAGGACACTCCGATTATCGTAACATTAGATTTACATGCTAATATGACGCCAAAAATGGTAGATATAGCAGATGCTATTTTAGGGAATCATTTATACCCACATACGGATAGTTATGAAATTGGTGCAGAGGCAGTGGTTTTAGCAACAGAGATTGTTGAGGAGAAAGTAAAACCAACTATGTATTTAGAACAGCTACCAATCATGATTCCAACATCTACAACAAATTTGTCACCAGCAAGTGATGTGAATCAGCTTTGCTATCAATGGGAAGACAAAGAAGGCGTAATAGATTGTACATTTTATCATGGATTTCCCTACACAAATATTAGCCATTTAGGTGTAGCTGTATTAGTGACAACCAATAATGACCCAGAATTAGCAAAACAAGTGGCTAATGATGTTAGTAGTTTTATTGAGGAGAAGAAGCATGAATTCATTGTGGAACAACCATCACCGAAGGAAGGAATTGCACTCGCACTTGCACATGAAGGACGTCCAGTAGTTATCAATGAAACATCGGATAATCCAGGTGCTGGAACGCCGGCTGATGGAACTTATTTACTTCGTGAAATGCTTGCGGCAAATCTAACGGATGCGTGTTTTGGATTCATGTATGATCCTGAAGTAGCTAAGATTGCTGCAGAAGCAGGTGTAGGGGCAACCGTTGAAGTATCCTTAGGTGGAAAAACAGATGATTTACATGGAGAACCAATTCAATTAAGTGCATATGTAAAAGCTGTAACAGATGGTAAATTTGTCCAGTCCTCTGATATGGGGAAAGGTGAATTGGTTAATTTAGGAACTTCTGTCCGCTTGCAATGTAATGGGGTAGATATCATTGTCTGTTCTGTAAAAACACAAACCTTAGATGATGAAGTTTTCTTATTACATGGTATCGATATCCAGCAATTTAAAATTGTTGCATTAAAATCTAGCCAACATTTTAGAGCTGGTTTTGAACCAATTAGTTCAAAAATTATTACTGTTGATTCACCAGGTTTATCGACGATGGATTTCACTTCATTTGATTATTCAAATTTAAAAATGGAAATTTTCCCTTTAAATTAA